From the genome of Polyodon spathula isolate WHYD16114869_AA chromosome 14, ASM1765450v1, whole genome shotgun sequence, one region includes:
- the map6d1 gene encoding microtubule-associated protein 6, with product MAWPCISRVCCLARFWNQFDKSDLSVPLTIQNYSEITDHDVRSVTKHVPVDRSLRNDYPLTPDHRGSPTVQDPAFRRSWKGRKEPSFKPREDYQPPDVPFRAVTQYKQDFKPWHIPKKDNFPWISNGGKKDGFSVSPSDSPTNQYHQPGPQRAEKEERNRQRWAAEQLNTTSSNREEFRPWMGAKPSKPVRKTLSYVPPSPNAAAETSYRAAFGGDVFKQMETLQVDGNRQQSTLAEKSDPANIRTKGETSEPMVKTKLSQNPSAVFQSGSRIFNV from the exons ATGGCTTGGCCGTGTATTAGTAGGGTATGTTGTCTTGCTCGTTTCTGGAACCAGTTTGATAAATCAGATCTCTCAGTTCCACTAACCATTCAGAATTACTCAGAAATCACCGATCATGACGTTCGATCAGTCACAAAGCACGTCCCGGTGGACAGATCCCTGAGGAATGATTACCCTCTGACACCAGATCACAGAGGATCGCCTACTGTTCAGGATCCGGCGTTCAGGAGATCGTGGAAGGGACGGAAAGAACCAAGTTTCAAACCTCGAGAGGATTACCAGCCACCAGATGTACCTTTTCGGGCTGTGACCCAGTACAAACAGGACTTCAAACCTTGGCACATTCCGAAGAAAGATAATTTTCCCTGGATCAGCAATGGCGGAAAAAAAGATGGGTTTTCTGTCTCCCCGTCAGACAGTCCCACTAATCAGTACCACCAGCCGGGACCACAAAGAGCCGAGAAAGAGGAGAGAAACAGACAGCGATGGGCAGCAGAGCAATTAAACACAACAAGCTCTAACAG AGAGGAATTTCGCCCGTGGATGGGTGCCAAACCATCCAAACCAGTAAGAAAAACGCTGTCTTACGTGCCTCCGAGCCCCAATGCTGCTGCAGAAACCAGCTACAGAGCAGCCTTCGGAGGAGATGTGTTCAAACAGATGGAGACACTGCAGGTGGACGGCAATAGACAACAGAGCACCTTAGCGGAAAAATCTGATCCTGCAAACATAAGGACCAAAGGGGAGACCTCG GAGCCTATGGTGAAGACAAAGTTATCccaaaacccctctgctgtgttTCAAAGTGGATCTCGCATCTTCAACGTATAG